A region from the Bacteroidota bacterium genome encodes:
- a CDS encoding glycosyltransferase family 4 protein produces the protein MKAELAPVLMVELHASTFVKRDEDLIRTFAPVKVFRFRRRKGPGILWDLLRLKVFLLRNIWQSSLIYVWFADFHAVLPALFARLTGRKCVVVIGGVDAAYLPEYKYGTKTRLPGRLSLWLTVRLAHRLFAVSHFTLNQLQRNVSACAAAKAVVVHNCYTPEAIVVPQPQNRSLVLCVAMAHSRNTIYIKGVDVFMKAASLLPELSFKVVGLSGEALAEAKRMAAPNVNLTGPVSFDELKQIYLRTRVICQFSRQESFGIALLEALAFGCVPVIANRCGPAEVFAGSGVPAIDQYEPGQAASAIRAALQMTGAQLSDIQQRVLPRFDCAKRQRRLREEIELLLSK, from the coding sequence ATGAAAGCTGAGCTGGCGCCTGTACTGATGGTCGAGCTGCACGCATCCACCTTTGTGAAGCGGGATGAGGATTTGATTCGCACATTTGCTCCGGTGAAAGTGTTTAGGTTCAGGCGCAGGAAAGGACCGGGCATCTTGTGGGATTTGCTGAGGTTAAAGGTGTTTCTTTTGAGGAACATCTGGCAAAGCAGCTTGATATACGTGTGGTTTGCCGATTTTCATGCGGTGCTTCCGGCGCTTTTTGCCCGCCTCACCGGGCGAAAGTGCGTGGTGGTGATTGGTGGTGTGGATGCGGCTTATCTGCCTGAATACAAATACGGTACGAAGACCCGCCTGCCCGGACGCCTGAGTTTGTGGCTCACCGTGCGGCTTGCGCATCGCCTGTTTGCTGTTTCACATTTTACCCTCAATCAGTTGCAGCGCAATGTGTCGGCCTGTGCTGCCGCAAAAGCTGTGGTGGTGCACAATTGCTACACGCCTGAGGCCATTGTTGTGCCGCAACCGCAAAACCGCAGTCTGGTGCTTTGCGTGGCCATGGCCCATTCACGCAATACCATTTATATAAAAGGTGTGGACGTGTTTATGAAGGCGGCTTCGCTTTTGCCTGAACTCAGTTTTAAGGTGGTGGGGCTAAGTGGCGAGGCCCTGGCCGAGGCAAAACGTATGGCCGCACCCAATGTGAACCTGACCGGGCCGGTTTCATTCGACGAATTGAAGCAGATCTATCTTCGCACCAGGGTGATCTGTCAGTTCTCGCGTCAGGAATCCTTTGGCATTGCTTTGCTCGAGGCGCTGGCCTTTGGTTGTGTCCCCGTGATTGCCAATCGTTGCGGTCCGGCCGAAGTGTTTGCAGGTTCCGGTGTGCCCGCCATAGACCAATACGAACCCGGGCAGGCTGCAAGCGCTATACGTGCCGCCCTGCAGATGACCGGGGCGCAACTCAGCGACATTCAGCAAAGGGTGTTGCCTCGCTTCGACTGTGCCAAACGACAAAGGCGCCTCAGGGAGGAGATTGAACTTTTGTTGAGTAAATAA
- a CDS encoding NAD(P)-binding domain-containing protein: MKQPYNQHIVFIGSGAIATALGNVLASDEDYEVVLLSQEPEVIESINTEHVNASYFPNIQLSPLLKATDDKQVLQSADVVFLAIPSVAVVSYLDAHKTLLSPDAVLVNLAKGFGPERSLLPDAIGAIVPNKLVSLKGPSFAREILNRQPTALTAASVHHDTLALMSELFDNSPVYLDFSNDIRGVEYASILKNIYAIVIGIVDANFDSPNLRSLVIARCINEMRSLLVRFGGKEQTIFNYCGFGDFSLTALNDLSRNRTLGLLIGKGFFTHGISEKVVLEGRIATNVFYELLAGMGQDESDYPIVAELYKVFNSAYDIKKFVKNILERS, translated from the coding sequence ATGAAACAGCCCTATAATCAGCATATTGTATTTATTGGCAGTGGCGCTATTGCCACGGCCCTGGGCAATGTGCTGGCTTCCGACGAGGATTACGAGGTAGTGTTGTTGTCGCAGGAGCCAGAGGTGATCGAATCTATCAATACGGAGCATGTCAATGCGTCATATTTCCCGAATATTCAGCTCTCGCCTTTGCTCAAAGCCACGGATGACAAACAGGTTTTGCAATCGGCCGATGTGGTATTTCTGGCCATACCTTCAGTGGCGGTGGTTTCGTACCTTGATGCGCACAAAACCTTGCTTTCACCTGATGCAGTGTTGGTCAACCTGGCCAAAGGCTTTGGTCCGGAGCGCAGCCTGCTTCCCGATGCCATAGGCGCAATCGTGCCAAACAAACTGGTTTCGCTCAAAGGGCCTTCGTTTGCACGTGAAATTCTGAACCGTCAGCCCACGGCGCTCACCGCTGCTTCTGTTCATCACGACACCCTCGCGCTCATGAGCGAGTTGTTCGACAACAGCCCGGTTTATCTGGACTTCAGCAACGACATCCGCGGTGTGGAATATGCCAGCATCCTGAAAAACATCTACGCCATTGTGATCGGCATAGTGGATGCAAACTTCGATTCACCCAATCTGCGTTCGCTGGTCATAGCCCGGTGCATCAACGAGATGCGCAGCTTGCTGGTGCGTTTTGGCGGAAAGGAACAAACCATCTTCAACTACTGTGGTTTTGGCGACTTTTCGCTCACCGCACTCAACGACCTGAGCCGCAACCGCACCCTCGGATTGCTTATCGGCAAGGGATTTTTCACCCACGGCATCAGCGAAAAGGTTGTGCTCGAGGGAAGGATAGCAACCAATGTTTTTTATGAGCTGCTTGCCGGTATGGGGCAGGACGAATCTGACTATCCTATTGTGGCTGAACTCTATAAGGTGTTCAATTCGGCCTACGATATCAAGAAATTTGTAAAAAACATCCTCGAACGGAGCTGA